The genomic interval CATAAGAAAAATGCGCAGTAACATTATTACCGATTTTGGTATCGGTAAATCTACTGTTTGGACCAATTTCACAATTTTCTCCAATAGATGTATTCCCTTCAATCCAGGTAAACGGGTAAATAATCGTATCTTTTCCAATCGTAACCTGACAATCAATAAACGTACTTGCCGGATCCATAATTGTAACGCCCTGCTCCATCAGCAAAGCGTTCTTACGTCTGCGTAAAATCGCTTCTGCGCCAGCAAGCTGTCCCCGCGAATTAATGCCCAAAGTTTGTTCATAATCTTCGGCCACAACCGCCCAAACTTTTTGATTTTCTTTATTTAAAATTTCCAAAACATCCGTTAAATAATACTCACCCTGCGCATTCTTGCAATTTAATTTCGCCAAGGATTCAAACAAAGCAGCACGTTCAAAACAATAAATTCCAGAGTTTACTTCATCGACAAGAAGTTCCTCCGGAGTTGCGTCTTTTTGTTCTACAATTTTACTTACTGCGCCGCTTTGCGTTCTAATAATACGACCATACCCTGCAGCATTTGGCATCTTGGCCGTTAATACAGTCGCTTTTGCGCCTGCCTGTTTATGTTCACGATATAACTTTGCCAATAATTCACCTTCAAGTAACGGTGTATCACCACAAAGTACCATAACTGTCCCATCAAAATCTTTCAGCAGCTCACCTGCTTGCATCACTGCGTGCCCGGTTCCTAATTGTTCTTCTTGAACAACAAATTCTGCCTGTGCACCGATTGCTTCTTTTACGGTCTGCCCGCCAAAACCGACAACTACAATATTCTTCTCTGAACCTGCTTGATTTGCAGCGTCTAATACATGCTGCAACATGGATCTTCCACCTACACGATGTAAAACTTTCGGCAATACCGATTTCATGCGAGTGCCTTTACCTGCGGCTAAAATAACAGTTAACAGCCCTGCTGTCATAGTATCCCTCCAAATCTAAAATCCCCTACTCAGTAATCGGCTTTAAAATAAGAATGACTCCAATGCAAGGTAATATCCCAAACAACGAGAGTCATTTTTTAATAAAACAACACTACTTTTTCGACTTCTTCGACATCGTATCATAATATCCTTCTGATAAATAAACAAAAAATCACAAAATAGGTATTACGATAAACAACATCAATAAAACATAACATCTTTCTATTGTAAAAATTATTTTTGTGATTTGCAACCCTTTATTGCAGAAATATCGATATTTTTTTCACAAAAACAAAAAAGCACTGCTTTTTACAGTGCTTTTAACCAATAACTGTTA from Massilibacillus massiliensis carries:
- the glmU gene encoding bifunctional UDP-N-acetylglucosamine diphosphorylase/glucosamine-1-phosphate N-acetyltransferase GlmU, translating into MTAGLLTVILAAGKGTRMKSVLPKVLHRVGGRSMLQHVLDAANQAGSEKNIVVVGFGGQTVKEAIGAQAEFVVQEEQLGTGHAVMQAGELLKDFDGTVMVLCGDTPLLEGELLAKLYREHKQAGAKATVLTAKMPNAAGYGRIIRTQSGAVSKIVEQKDATPEELLVDEVNSGIYCFERAALFESLAKLNCKNAQGEYYLTDVLEILNKENQKVWAVVAEDYEQTLGINSRGQLAGAEAILRRRKNALLMEQGVTIMDPASTFIDCQVTIGKDTIIYPFTWIEGNTSIGENCEIGPNSRFTDTKIGNNVTAHFSYAHECEIGDDVIMGPYVHLRPSTKIAKGVKIGNFVEVKNSVVGEGSKLPHLSYIGDSDIGVGVNMGCGTITVNYDGKNKFRSTIEDHAFVGCNSNLVSPVTIGKGAYVGAGSTITKDVPPAALGIGRARQTNIEGWHDKRK